The Miscanthus floridulus cultivar M001 chromosome 17, ASM1932011v1, whole genome shotgun sequence genome has a window encoding:
- the LOC136516534 gene encoding glyoxysomal fatty acid beta-oxidation multifunctional protein MFP-a-like, producing the protein MARGTTTMEVRADGVAVITISNPPVNALSLDVIASLQSNYAEALSRNDIKAIVLTGAKGRFCGGFDIAAFGNKPKNEKPGSMSIDFLTDVVEDAHKPSVAAIDGIALGGGLEVAMVCHARISTPSAQLGLPELQLGIIPGMGGTQRLPRLVGLPKALEMMLMSKTIKGMGAQEIGLVDAVTSANELVNAACSWALEIVEKKKPWFRSLHRTDKLPDLAEVKDVLKFARVQAKMKAANVQHPIVCIDVIEEGIVSGPRAGLMKEALSGKMLEQSETSKSLRHFFFAQRATSKIPNITNMGLTARKIKKAAIIGGGLMGSGIATILILNNFNVVLKEVNEQFLSAGINRIKANLQSFVKKGQLTVEDYKKKLSLLCGVLDYEQFRDTDVVIEAVIEDMFLKQQIFSDLEKYCHHNCIFATNTSTIDLNIIGQKTASQDRIVGAHFFSPAHVMPLLEIVCTHHTSSQVIVDLLDLAKKIQKTPIVVGNCTGFAVNRMFFPYAQAACFLVDHGLDVYHTDRVITQFGMPMGPFRLADLVGFGVAIATRKQYYQSYPERCYQSMLLQILVEDNRTGESSRKGFYVYDDKRKASRDPDLGKYIEKSRNMAGVMQDPKLMKLTDNDIVEMIFFPVVNEACRVLDEGIALKASDLDVASIMGMGFPSYRGGVMFWANSLGAKYVYDRLDAWSKDYGEFFRPCEYLAVRARQGASLAAKVDGVKSRL; encoded by the exons ATGGCGAGGGGCACCACCACCATGGAGGTGCGCGCAGACGGCGTCGCCGTCATCACCATCTCCAACCCGCCCGTCAACGCCCTCTCCCTCGACG TCATAGCTAGTTTGCAGAGTAACTATGCAGAGGCGCTAAGCAGGAATGATATCAAGGCAATCGTCCTCACTG GTGCCAAAGGAAGGTTCTGCGGCGGGTTCGATATAGCTGCGTTTGGAAATAAGCCAA AAAATGAGAAGCCTGGATCTATGTCTATTGATTTCTTGACTGACGTAGTGGAAG ATGCTCACAAACCGTCAGTGGCTGCTATAGATGGCATTGCTCTAGGAGGTGGATTGGAGGTTGCTATG GTTTGCCATGCTCGCATTTCAACACCGTCAGCTCAATTAGGACTACCTGAACTTCAGCTTGGAATCATTCCTGGAATGGGAG GGACACAACGTCTTCCCCGTCTTGTTGGCCTGCCAAAAGCCCTTGAGATGATGTTG ATGTCAAAGACTATAAAAGGCATGGGGGCACAAGAAATCGGCTTAGTTGATGCTGTTACTTCAGCTAATGAATTGGTCAACGCTGCCTGTTCCTGGGCTCTAGAAATTGTTGAAAAGAAGAAACCATGGTTCAGAAGTCTCCACAGGACTGATAAACTTCCAGATCTTGCGGAAGTGAAGGATGTTCTGAAATTTGCAAGAGTTCAAGCTAAAATGAAGGCTGCTAATGTTCAGCATCCCATAGTTTGCATTGATGTTATTGAAGAAGGAATAGTCTCTGGCCCGCGTGCAGGTCTCATGAAG GAAGCCCTCTCTGGGAAAATGCTTGAGCAGTCTGAAACAAGCAAAAGCTTAAGACACTTTTTTTTCGCTCAGCGTGCTACTTCAAAG ATTCCAAATATTACCAACATGGGTTTGACAGCACGGAAAATTAAAAAGGCAGCTATCATTGGGGGTGGTCTAATGGGATCAGGCATTGCAACAATATTGATATTGAACAACTTCAATGTTGTCCTGAAAGAAGTAAATGAACAGTTCTTATCTGCTGGCATTAACAGAATTAAAG CCAATTTGCAGAGTTTCGTCAAAAAGGGTCAGCTTACTGTAGAAGATTATAAAAAGAAACTTTCTCTACTATGTGGTGTTCTTGACTATGAACAGTTCAGAGATACAGATGTAGTCATTGAG GCAGTTATTGAGGATATGTTTCTGAAGCAGCAAATATTTTCTGATCTTGAGAAGTATTGCCATCATAATTGCATATTTGCCACAAACACTTCAACAATAGACCTGAACATAATTGGTCAGAAGACAGCTTCTCAGGACCGCATTGTCGGCGCACACTTCTTTAG TCCAGCTCATGTCATGCCACTGTTGGAAATAGTTTGTACTCATCATACTTCTTCTCAAGTTATTGTGGACCTGCTTGATTTGGCAAAGAAGATACAGAAAACACCAATAGTTGTTGGCAACTGCACAGGTTTCGCTGTCAATCGGATGTTCTTTCCTTATGCTCAGGCAGCTTGTTTTCTTGTTGATCATGGTCTGGATGTGTATCACACAGATCGTGTGATCACACAATTTGGAATGCCAATGGGGCCCTTCCG ATTAGCTGATCTTGTTGGTTTTGGTGTTGCTATTGCCACAAGAAAGCAATATTACCAAAGTTATCCTGAACGATGCTACCAATCAATGCTGCTTCAGATTCTTGTTGAGGATAATAGGACAG GTGAATCTTCTCGTAAGGGCTTCTATGTAtatgacgataagcgcaaagccTCTCGAGATCCTGATTTGGGAAAGTACATTGAAAAATCAAGGAACATGGCAGGTGTTATGCAAGATCCTAAG CTGATGAAACTAACAGATAATGACATCGTGGAGATGATCTTCTTTCCTGTGGTGAATGAAGCCTGCCGAGTGCTTGATGAGGGAATTGCTCTCAAAGCATCTGACCTTGATGTAGCTTCCATTATGGGGATGGGTTTCCCTTCTTACAG GGGTGGAGTAATGTTTTGGGCCAACTCGCTTGGTGCGAAATATGTGTACGACAGACTGGATGCATGGTCGAAGGATTATGGGGAGTTCTTCAGACCCTGTGAATATTTGGCTGTGAGAGCTCGTCAGGGTGCATCCCTG